In Patulibacter sp. SYSU D01012, a single window of DNA contains:
- a CDS encoding sugar transferase — MRQASPSPDAVPDRPEPTERPVAGAPSLVANGTSAADRDGLPTLGSVSPLRPATDIRAKRPPALLFLLRVETMRKVLRVLGLMAVDAASVWAAIFTALALKALWLGSFDAGWHAHQAREIAPFTILVVLLNFARMGLYGRRHERQGLGRIVTGLFQVMVVSMVFVLINGQRDQFSSYYIFYGSAAVGIVYIAVLRQAYEIVSGRLLRSSGQQRRAVLVGTAEHSDAIASALADDVDTAIRVTGVLTLDADAPPPQHAPSLGTADDLPALLASGAIDEVIITDPAFPEELALDIVDQAHRQGVHVRVAPSTMEILVHRAEFLPGQTVPLFELKPPVSEGIDFAIKRTFDLVMSTFILVLLSPVLLAMAVAIRVSSPGPVIYRSRRPGVGGVPFDCLKFRTMYADADRRQSELEELNEAGGAIFKMRNDPRVTPVGKLLRRLSLDELPQLLNVLRGEMSLVGPRPLPQRDYDRLEEWHKKRYLVLPGVTGLWQVSGRSDLEFDDMVRLDFLYLERWSVSLDLQILVKTIPAVFGRRGAF; from the coding sequence GTGCGCCAGGCCAGCCCCAGCCCCGACGCGGTCCCCGACCGCCCGGAGCCCACCGAGCGCCCCGTCGCCGGGGCGCCATCCCTCGTGGCGAACGGCACGTCCGCCGCGGACCGCGACGGCCTGCCGACGCTGGGCTCCGTCAGTCCGCTGCGCCCCGCGACCGACATCCGCGCGAAGCGGCCGCCGGCGCTGCTCTTCCTGCTGCGCGTCGAGACGATGCGCAAGGTGCTGCGCGTCCTGGGCCTGATGGCCGTCGACGCGGCGAGCGTCTGGGCCGCGATCTTCACCGCCCTGGCGCTGAAGGCGCTGTGGCTGGGGTCGTTCGACGCCGGGTGGCACGCCCACCAGGCGCGCGAGATCGCCCCGTTCACCATCCTGGTGGTGCTCCTGAACTTCGCCCGCATGGGCCTGTACGGGCGGCGGCACGAGCGACAGGGCCTGGGCCGGATCGTCACCGGCCTGTTCCAGGTGATGGTCGTCTCGATGGTGTTCGTGCTGATCAACGGCCAGCGCGACCAGTTCTCCAGCTACTACATCTTCTACGGCTCAGCGGCCGTCGGGATCGTCTACATCGCCGTGCTGCGGCAGGCGTACGAGATCGTCTCGGGGCGCCTGCTGCGCTCGAGCGGCCAGCAGCGGCGGGCCGTGCTGGTGGGCACCGCCGAGCACTCCGACGCGATCGCGTCGGCGCTGGCGGACGACGTGGACACCGCCATCCGCGTGACCGGCGTGCTGACGCTCGACGCCGACGCCCCGCCGCCGCAGCACGCGCCCTCGCTCGGCACCGCCGACGACCTGCCGGCGCTGCTCGCGTCGGGGGCGATCGACGAGGTCATCATCACCGACCCGGCGTTCCCCGAGGAGCTCGCGCTCGACATCGTCGACCAGGCGCACCGGCAGGGCGTGCACGTGCGGGTGGCGCCGTCGACGATGGAGATCCTGGTCCACCGCGCCGAGTTCCTGCCGGGCCAGACCGTCCCGCTGTTCGAGCTGAAGCCGCCGGTCTCCGAGGGCATCGACTTCGCGATCAAGCGCACGTTCGACCTGGTGATGAGCACGTTCATCCTGGTGCTCCTCAGCCCCGTGCTGCTGGCGATGGCCGTCGCGATCCGGGTGTCCAGCCCCGGACCGGTCATCTACCGCTCGCGCCGTCCTGGCGTCGGCGGCGTGCCGTTCGACTGCCTGAAGTTCCGCACGATGTACGCCGATGCGGACCGCCGCCAGAGCGAGCTCGAGGAGCTGAACGAGGCGGGCGGGGCGATCTTCAAGATGCGCAACGACCCGCGCGTCACCCCCGTCGGCAAGCTGCTGCGCCGCCTGTCGCTGGACGAGCTGCCGCAGCTGCTGAACGTGCTGCGCGGCGAGATGTCGCTCGTCGGCCCGCGCCCCCTGCCCCAGCGCGACTACGACCGGCTGGAGGAGTGGCACAAGAAGCGCTACCTCGTGCTGCCGGGCGTGACCGGCCTGTGGCAGGTGTCGGGCCGCTCTGACCTGGAGTTCGACGACATGGTGCGCCTGGACTTCCTGTACCTGGAGCGCTGGTCGGTGTCGCTCGACCTGCAGATCCTGGTGAAGACCATCCCGGCGGTCTTCGGTCGCCGCGGCGCGTTCTAG
- a CDS encoding type II toxin-antitoxin system Phd/YefM family antitoxin has translation MGDAVSIGEAKTHLSRLIARVEAGEEIVLRRGDTPVAKVVRYEEPSRPRTPGALRGRIHTADDFDEPLDDFAPYAS, from the coding sequence ATGGGCGACGCAGTCAGCATCGGCGAGGCGAAGACGCATCTGTCGCGCTTGATCGCCCGCGTCGAGGCGGGCGAGGAGATCGTGCTCCGCCGGGGCGACACGCCCGTGGCGAAGGTGGTCCGGTACGAGGAGCCGTCGCGCCCGCGAACACCGGGCGCGTTGCGGGGCAGGATCCACACGGCGGACGACTTCGACGAGCCGCTGGACGACTTCGCGCCCTACGCGTCGTGA
- a CDS encoding type II toxin-antitoxin system VapC family toxin produces the protein MTGPALLDTHAVLWWLSDDPRLSDTARVIVADARHPMHVSAASLWEIAIKRSLGKIEAPDDLPDVVRAEGLTLMPVGAAHAWAVRSLPRHHGDPFDRLLVAQARIESLPIVSADGQLDAYGIDRRW, from the coding sequence GTGACCGGCCCCGCGCTCCTCGACACGCACGCCGTCCTCTGGTGGCTGTCCGACGACCCGCGCTTGTCGGACACGGCGCGGGTCATCGTGGCCGATGCGAGGCACCCGATGCACGTGAGCGCGGCCAGCCTCTGGGAGATCGCGATCAAGCGGTCCCTCGGCAAGATCGAGGCCCCGGACGACCTGCCCGACGTGGTGCGCGCCGAAGGCCTGACGCTCATGCCGGTCGGTGCGGCGCACGCATGGGCCGTGCGATCGCTGCCCCGGCACCACGGGGACCCGTTCGATCGGCTGCTCGTCGCCCAGGCGCGGATCGAGTCGTTGCCGATCGTCTCGGCCGACGGTCAGCTCGACGCCTACGGGATCGACCGGCGGTGGTGA